From a single Anabas testudineus chromosome 5, fAnaTes1.2, whole genome shotgun sequence genomic region:
- the nucks1a gene encoding nuclear ubiquitous casein and cyclin-dependent kinase substrate 1a produces the protein MSRPVRNRKVVNYSQFNESDDADEEYGDDKPKKVHTAPREPKHKRSKNSQDDSEDSDEKLSKSKNDSADDFGSDEEDNDFGEEEDEDGGSDYEEKRGKKGKKAKVEKPGKRGPKRKRAADDSDDEREVSRKRTVRQAASKAVSKQREILLGDGGSEDEEHEDQEESYMDPDESGSDEDFMVEDDDDSDYGHSKKRSSKKVIRRGRPDKKEKKSPKPRLKATVTPSPMKGKGKGRPSTKALEKSSPKEEEEEEEPESPLEEEEEEAEAEKKETSPALKTTKEAAGGEEEEDEEDEEDGSEEEAPSGED, from the exons gaACAGGAAAGTGGTGAACTACTCACAATTCAACGAGTCTGACGACGCAG ATGAGGAGTATGGTGATGATAAGCCCAAGAAGGTGCACACAGCCCCTCGGGAGCCCAAGCACAAGCGCTCAAAGAACTCACAGGATGACAG TGAGGACTCGGACGAAAAGCTCTCTAAATCCAAAAATGATTCAGCAG ATGATTTTGGCAGTGATGAGGAAGACAATGACTttggagaggaagaagatgaagatggagGAAGCGATtatgaagagaaaagagggaaaaagggaaagaaagccAAGGTGGAGAAACCAGGCAAGAGGGGACCGAAGAGAAAACGAGCTGCAG ATGACAGTGATGACGAGAGGGAAGTAAGTCGAAAGCGTACCGTGCGTCAGGCAGCTTCCAAGGCTGTGTCCAAACAGAGGGAGATTCTGCTGGGTGATGGTGGCAGCGAGGACGAGGAGCACGAAGACCAGGAGGAATCCTACATGGACC CTGATGAGTCTGGCAGTGATGAAGACTTTATGGTGGAGGACGATGATGACAGCGACTATGGTCACTCCAAGAAAAGAAGCAGCAAGAAGGTGATTCGACGGGGGCGGCCggacaagaaggagaagaagagtcCCAAACCCAGACTAAAGGCCACAG TGACCCCCAGCCCAATGAAAGGAAAGGGAAAGGGGCGCCCCAGCACCAAGGCCCTGGAGAAGAGCTCAcccaaagaggaggaggaggaggaggaacccGAGAGCCCCctagaggaagaagaggaggaggcagaggcagagaagaaagagacgTCCCCTGCCCTCAAAACGACGAAGGAGGCTGccggaggagaggaggaggaggatgaagaagatgaggaggatggCTCAGAAGAGGAAGCACCGTCTGGAGAAGACTAG